The window AGGGGGGCCTGTGTCACGTCGAGAAAGACCAAGCCGACCGCGGCACCCTGGCGCAGGAACTCGAGCGCCAATGCCTCACGCTCGACCGACATCGCCAACATCCTTGGTTCCTTGGAGACCTGCATGACGAGCGAGATCGTCATGAGATGAGACCGATCTCCATCTGTCAAGCTGAGGAGATACAGACCCGATGCCATCGCCCAGAGCGCACGTCGCAGCTGGGCATCATCATTGGTTACTACACTCTCAGCCATGTTCTGCCCGTTCTGCGACCTGATCAGCGATCCCCACAACCCGCTCGTCGTCGAGGTTGCCGCAGAGACGTCGGTGCTCCTCGACCATGCGCCGGTCTTTCTCGGACATGCCCTCGTGATCCCCACCGACCATGTGGAGCATCTTTTGGTCGCTTCGCCGGAAACAGTGGCACAGGTAGCACACCGGACCCAAGCCGTCGCGCGAGCGTCGGTGGCCGCTTTTGGAACAGACGGCGTTCTCACCGTCACGAACACCGTCATCTCTCAGTCGGTACCACATCTTCACACCCATGTTATTCCCCGA is drawn from Ferrimicrobium sp. and contains these coding sequences:
- a CDS encoding HIT family protein codes for the protein MVTTLSAMFCPFCDLISDPHNPLVVEVAAETSVLLDHAPVFLGHALVIPTDHVEHLLVASPETVAQVAHRTQAVARASVAAFGTDGVLTVTNTVISQSVPHLHTHVIPRRHKDGLRGFLWPRQRYASDTELIDYRDRLRDALHGYCAPQRTKQ